The following coding sequences lie in one Spinacia oleracea cultivar Varoflay chromosome 1, BTI_SOV_V1, whole genome shotgun sequence genomic window:
- the LOC110805091 gene encoding small nuclear ribonucleoprotein SmD1a, whose product MKLVRFLMKLNNETVSIELKNGTVVHGTITGVDISMNTHLKTVKLTPKGKNPVTMDHLSVRGNNIRYYILPDSLNLETLLVEETPRVKPKKAAAGRPVGRGRGRGRGRGRGRGR is encoded by the exons ATGAAGCTCGTCAG ATTTTTGATGAAATTGAACAACGAGACGGTTTCAATCGAGCTCAAGAATGGAACTGTAGTTCATGGAACTATCACAG GTGTCGACATCAGCATGAACACACATTTAAAGACCGTCAAACTCACACCCAAGGGGAAAAACCCAGTAACTATGGATCACTTGAGTGTTAGAGGGAACAACATCCGATATTACATTCTTCCTGACAGCTTGAACCTTGAAACCCTACTCGTGGAGGAGACACCAAGAGTCAAGCCTAAAAAGGCCGCTGCTG GGAGACCTGTGGGACGTGGAAGAGGCCGAGGCCGTGGTCGTGGAAGGGGTCGTGGTCGTTAA
- the LOC110805079 gene encoding chitinase CLP-like has product MGQILHLIVLLISLTTPVIEAQSFKTLVAPITQVNPSTFLYTITLNRKEKLVIDLESPFSWHHCRKAFPRVSCQAKQCTAARGPNQTPCPSHNPRTPCSTLPSNPVNHSYASSHLTYTNVSTAFTDGHNPFAQAHYKKIFLSCAPKFLIKSLPKGTSGFASLSNGTLSLVSQFSTSKVPIKFGMCLGDQGVAFFGEGPFYLLPPPGRDVTQLLSYTPLLKHPFRDTLGHYIGFKGISINGQAVEFSKKMLPFDKLVMLSTVTPYTILKSYIYRVFLRQFKKATRGIPRVTKVAPFGLCLNTSDLGSTRVGLPVPKIDLQLIKGGNWTIFGANSMVQVSKDVACLAFVNGGKKAKNAVVIGSYQMQHNFLLFDLVRSRLGFSSLLFFFQTTCNNFNFTSGV; this is encoded by the coding sequence ATGGGTCAAATACTTCACCTAATCGTTCTTTTGATTTCTCTTACAACTCCGGTAATCGAAGCTCAGTCGTTTAAAACACTAGTTGCTCCCATAACCCAAGTAAACCCTTCCACTTTTCTCTACACGATCACTCTCAATCGAAAAGAGAAACTTGTGATAGATCTTGAGTCACCATTCTCGTGGCACCATTGTCGTAAAGCATTTCCCCGTGTTTCATGCCAAGCGAAGCAATGCACTGCTGCACGCGGACCAAACCAAACCCCATGTCCTTCGCACAACCCTAGAACTCCATGTTCGACCTTACCTTCAAACCCGGTTAACCATTCATACGCCTCATCTCACTTAACCTACACCAATGTTTCAACCGCGTTTACTGATGGTCATAATCCCTTTGCACAAGCACACTACAAGAAGATCTTCCTGTCATGTGCCCCTAAGTTTCTAATTAAGTCCCTTCCTAAGGGCACTTCTGGGTTTGCTAGCCTTTCTAATGGAACTCTTTCTCTTGTATCACAGTTTTCTACTTCAAAAGTGCCGATAAAGTTCGGTATGTGCCTCGGGGATCAAGGAGTGGCCTTCTTTGGTGAAGGTCCCTTTTATTTGTTACCTCCTCCTGGAAGGGATGTAACCCAGTTGTTGAGTTATACTCCACTTTTAAAGCACCCATTTAGGGACACTTTAGGTCACTACATTGGGTTCAAAGGTATTTCCATCAACGGACAAGCAGTCGAATTCTCGAAGAAGATGCTTCCGTTTGATAAATTAGTGATGCTCAGCACGGTCACACCTTACACTatacttaaaagttacatttataggGTTTTTCTTCGACAATTTAAGAAGGCTACTCGTGGGATTCCTCGAGTAACCAAGGTTGCTCCTTTTGGGTTGTGCTTGAATACTAGCGATTTAGGGTCTACACGGGTTGGATTGCCCGTCCCTAAGATCGATTTGCAATTGATCAAAGGAGGGAATTGGACGATATTTGGAGCAAACTCGATGGTGCAAGTATCCAAAGACGTGGCGTGCCTTGCGTTTGTTAATGGTGGGAAGAAGGCTAAAAACGCGGTTGTGATAGGGTCGTATCAAATGCAACATAATTTCTTACTCTTTGATCTTGTTCGGTCTAGGCTCGGGTTTAGTTCtttgttatttttctttcaaactaCATGTAATAACTTCAATTTCACTTCTGGTGTGTGA